Proteins encoded together in one Persephonella sp. window:
- a CDS encoding Sir2 family NAD-dependent protein deacetylase, which translates to MDLEKNIQQAKEVLKEADALLITAGAGMGVDSGLPDFRGTEGFWRAYPIAKKLGLRFEELANPRWFKENPKLAWAFYGHRLNLYRKTQPHEGFHILRKLGESKKGKYFVFTSNVDGQFQKAGYDEKRIVEIHGSIHHLQCTLPCTDDIWPADNIEIDIDMEKFEAKEPLPRCIHCGEIARPNILMFGDWEWIPHRTQGQEFRFENWLEHIYDMDYKLAIVEIGAGKAVPTVRVTSESIAYRYNGTLIRINPRDYDVPSSKHISLPMKGLEGIRAITEGLV; encoded by the coding sequence ATGGATTTAGAAAAAAATATCCAGCAAGCTAAAGAAGTTTTAAAAGAGGCGGATGCCCTGCTGATTACTGCAGGGGCAGGAATGGGAGTTGATAGTGGTCTGCCTGATTTCAGGGGAACAGAGGGTTTCTGGAGAGCTTATCCTATTGCCAAAAAACTGGGTCTGAGATTTGAAGAGCTTGCCAATCCAAGATGGTTTAAAGAAAATCCAAAGCTGGCATGGGCTTTTTATGGACACAGACTTAATCTATACAGGAAAACACAGCCACATGAAGGATTTCATATACTCAGAAAATTAGGTGAAAGCAAAAAAGGAAAATATTTTGTTTTCACCTCCAATGTTGATGGTCAGTTCCAGAAAGCCGGTTATGATGAAAAAAGAATTGTTGAGATACACGGTTCAATCCATCATCTTCAGTGCACATTGCCCTGCACGGATGATATCTGGCCTGCAGACAATATAGAGATAGATATAGATATGGAAAAATTTGAGGCAAAAGAACCTCTACCAAGATGTATCCATTGTGGAGAGATAGCACGGCCAAATATACTGATGTTTGGAGACTGGGAATGGATTCCTCACAGAACGCAGGGGCAGGAATTTAGATTTGAAAACTGGCTTGAACATATATATGACATGGATTATAAGCTTGCCATTGTTGAGATAGGAGCAGGAAAAGCTGTTCCAACAGTGAGAGTAACATCTGAAAGTATTGCTTACAGATACAATGGAACACTTATAAGAATAAATCCAAGGGATTATGACGTTCCATCTTCAAAGCATATATCCCTCCCAATGAAAGGATTGGAAGGGATAAGAGCAATAACAGAAGGGCTTGTATAG
- a CDS encoding transcriptional repressor produces the protein MKEIKRRNTQQRKVILDILRSTDTHPTADWIYERAREVIPNISLGTVYRNLKILKEEGLILELNDGKQSRFDGRIDRHFHFKCTQCNSIYDIETEGIVQVNTDILNKEGYSVESWDIVFTGICPACGGKQS, from the coding sequence ATGAAAGAGATTAAAAGAAGAAACACCCAGCAAAGAAAGGTTATTCTGGATATATTAAGGTCTACAGACACCCATCCAACAGCAGACTGGATATATGAAAGGGCAAGGGAAGTTATACCTAATATTAGCCTTGGCACAGTGTATAGAAACCTGAAAATTCTCAAAGAAGAAGGGCTTATATTAGAGCTAAATGATGGAAAACAAAGCAGATTTGATGGAAGAATAGACAGACATTTCCATTTCAAGTGCACACAATGTAACAGCATTTATGATATAGAAACAGAAGGAATTGTTCAGGTAAATACTGATATTCTTAATAAAGAAGGCTACTCAGTGGAAAGCTGGGATATAGTATTTACAGGAATATGTCCCGCCTGTGGTGGTAAGCAAAGTTGA
- a CDS encoding sulfite oxidase-like oxidoreductase, whose protein sequence is MRRIISPINNRPDRLPPGQHWTSKLHILGISDPPDIDLSSYRLKIFGEIEEPVVLTWDDILELEKVELIADFHCVTRWSYPDVEWIGFHVDEIKKLVNIKNTAKAVMIHSLDGYTTNIPLEYFFDEDVIFAYKLFGKPLPADHGYPLRLIVPKLYSWKSAKFVSGIEFMPENRPGFWEQRGYHILGDPWKEQRYSV, encoded by the coding sequence TTGAGAAGGATAATCAGTCCGATAAACAATAGACCCGATAGACTACCTCCGGGGCAGCACTGGACAAGTAAACTTCATATCCTTGGCATATCTGACCCTCCTGATATAGATTTATCTTCTTACAGACTCAAAATTTTCGGTGAGATTGAAGAACCTGTTGTTTTAACATGGGATGATATTCTGGAACTGGAAAAAGTAGAGCTGATAGCTGATTTTCATTGCGTTACCAGATGGAGCTATCCTGATGTTGAATGGATAGGCTTCCATGTTGATGAGATTAAAAAGTTAGTAAATATAAAAAATACTGCAAAGGCAGTGATGATACATTCTTTAGATGGCTATACCACAAACATTCCCCTTGAATATTTCTTTGATGAGGATGTGATATTTGCCTATAAATTATTTGGCAAACCTTTGCCAGCAGACCACGGTTATCCATTGAGGCTTATTGTTCCCAAACTATACTCATGGAAAAGTGCCAAATTTGTGTCAGGTATTGAGTTTATGCCTGAAAATAGACCGGGGTTCTGGGAACAACGGGGATATCATATTCTTGGAGACCCATGGAAAGAGCAGAGATACTCAGTTTAG
- the pyk gene encoding pyruvate kinase — protein MKRVKIVATLGPATNTENKIKELIKSGVDVFRFNFSHGDHPTHKKNLEKIRKVSKKLKKEVAILQDLSGPKIRVGEVEEPFYLHYEDEIWIVKDDIVGNKGKITINHPEILDKLKKGDRIYIADGTIRLEVIKKTKKGVLCKVLVGGMVSSRKGVNFPNLKLDIPALTEKDKKDLKFGIEIGVDIVALSFVKTAKDVQEAKKYVKKFGGDVPVFAKIEKHEAIEHIDEIIDEADGIMVARGDLGVEIDMEKVPVLQKMIIKKCNEKGKPVITATQMLTSMLTSPRPTRAEVSDIANAVLDGTDAVMLSDETAVGKYPVEAVKVMRRTIEETEKIYPFYQDRPVEDTTTAIASAGSSLAKDVNASSIVAFTKSGRTAINVAKFRPACRILGITHDIKVLRRLNIVWGVEPYMVIEEELDTDDMLRRFVKQAYKKDFSKKDIIVALLGYVGGLTGSTSIVRIIRDKDLKQLLGK, from the coding sequence ATGAAAAGGGTCAAAATCGTAGCTACACTGGGTCCTGCAACTAACACAGAAAATAAAATAAAAGAATTAATAAAAAGTGGTGTAGATGTTTTTAGATTTAATTTTTCCCATGGAGACCACCCAACCCATAAGAAAAATCTGGAAAAAATCAGAAAAGTTTCAAAAAAATTGAAAAAAGAAGTTGCTATCTTGCAGGATTTATCAGGTCCCAAAATAAGAGTAGGAGAAGTTGAGGAACCTTTTTATCTACACTATGAAGACGAAATATGGATAGTTAAAGATGATATCGTAGGAAACAAAGGAAAAATAACAATAAACCATCCTGAGATATTAGATAAACTAAAAAAAGGCGACAGAATATATATAGCTGATGGAACAATCAGACTGGAAGTAATCAAAAAAACTAAGAAAGGAGTTTTATGTAAAGTTCTGGTTGGAGGGATGGTTTCTTCCCGTAAAGGTGTTAATTTCCCAAATCTAAAGCTTGATATTCCAGCTTTAACAGAAAAGGATAAAAAAGACTTGAAATTCGGTATTGAAATAGGAGTTGATATTGTTGCCCTTTCCTTTGTAAAAACAGCAAAGGATGTTCAAGAAGCTAAAAAGTATGTCAAAAAATTCGGTGGAGATGTTCCTGTATTTGCCAAAATAGAAAAACATGAAGCAATAGAACATATAGATGAAATTATAGATGAAGCTGATGGAATAATGGTTGCCAGAGGTGATCTGGGAGTTGAGATAGATATGGAAAAGGTCCCTGTCCTTCAAAAAATGATAATTAAAAAATGTAATGAAAAAGGTAAGCCTGTTATAACAGCAACACAGATGCTAACTTCAATGCTTACTTCACCAAGACCAACAAGGGCTGAAGTTTCAGATATAGCTAATGCTGTTTTAGATGGAACAGATGCAGTAATGCTTTCTGATGAAACAGCAGTAGGTAAGTATCCTGTAGAAGCTGTAAAAGTAATGAGAAGAACGATTGAAGAAACAGAGAAGATATATCCGTTTTATCAGGATAGACCTGTTGAGGATACAACAACAGCCATAGCTTCTGCAGGTAGCTCACTTGCAAAAGACGTTAATGCAAGCTCAATAGTGGCATTTACAAAGTCAGGTAGAACAGCTATCAATGTTGCCAAATTCAGACCTGCCTGTAGAATACTGGGGATTACACACGATATAAAGGTCTTAAGAAGACTGAATATAGTCTGGGGAGTTGAGCCTTATATGGTTATAGAAGAGGAATTAGATACAGACGATATGCTGAGAAGATTTGTAAAACAGGCTTACAAAAAGGACTTTAGCAAAAAAGATATCATCGTTGCTTTACTTGGTTATGTAGGTGGTCTTACAGGCTCAACCAGTATAGTCAGGATAATAAGGGATAAAGACCTGAAACAGCTACTTGGTAAATAG
- a CDS encoding helix-hairpin-helix domain-containing protein, with protein sequence MAERVLLRYQVLLVLLIVGLSLGINKIFLQKGKVFSPDRLKVNINAADINTLVKVPYIKEKTATKIIEIREKSDGFTDLNQLKNLRYYKKFKYFLKVE encoded by the coding sequence ATGGCAGAGAGGGTCTTACTTAGATATCAAGTCTTACTGGTGTTATTGATAGTTGGTTTATCCCTTGGGATAAATAAGATTTTTTTACAGAAAGGAAAAGTATTTTCACCTGACAGATTAAAAGTGAATATAAACGCGGCAGATATAAATACTTTGGTAAAAGTTCCCTATATAAAGGAAAAAACTGCAACAAAAATAATAGAAATAAGAGAAAAAAGCGACGGTTTTACAGATTTAAATCAGCTTAAAAATTTGAGATACTATAAAAAATTTAAATACTTTTTGAAGGTGGAGTGA
- a CDS encoding creatininase family protein produces the protein MLLENLSYVEVEAYLVEKDIVLIPIGSTEQHSPYGLIGTDFITAEAIAREVGKRLDILVAPTLTYGMSQHHMGFKGTVTLSPETMVGVIKDIVNSFLDHGFRRIVFINGHGGNIEPVKTAFTQLKYENKKGIFEIISWFLLPEVQEIERDIFEDKNGYHATPSEVSITKLLRPEAFKTKPSEKKRLTKPRNQIYYPLSREEFKQAYPDGRMESAPWLAKEKYGKLIMEEAVRVISNRIREILKMKML, from the coding sequence ATGCTGCTGGAAAATCTGTCTTATGTGGAAGTAGAAGCATATTTAGTGGAAAAGGATATTGTCCTTATTCCTATTGGTTCAACAGAGCAGCATAGCCCTTACGGCCTTATTGGAACTGATTTTATTACAGCTGAGGCTATTGCCAGAGAGGTAGGAAAAAGACTTGATATTCTGGTGGCACCAACCCTGACTTACGGTATGTCCCAACACCACATGGGATTTAAAGGCACAGTAACACTTTCACCTGAAACAATGGTAGGTGTAATTAAGGATATTGTTAATTCTTTTTTAGACCATGGTTTTAGAAGAATTGTTTTTATAAACGGGCATGGTGGGAATATAGAGCCTGTAAAAACAGCCTTTACACAGCTGAAATATGAAAACAAAAAAGGAATATTTGAAATTATATCCTGGTTTTTACTTCCAGAGGTTCAGGAGATAGAAAGGGATATATTTGAGGATAAAAATGGATATCATGCTACTCCATCTGAAGTTTCAATAACAAAATTACTTAGACCTGAGGCTTTCAAAACAAAACCATCAGAGAAAAAAAGATTAACCAAACCAAGAAATCAGATTTATTACCCACTTTCCCGTGAAGAATTCAAACAGGCCTATCCAGATGGTAGAATGGAATCAGCCCCATGGCTTGCCAAGGAAAAATACGGAAAACTAATTATGGAAGAAGCCGTCAGAGTAATCTCAAACAGAATTAGAGAAATTTTAAAGATGAAAATGTTATAA
- a CDS encoding DNA double-strand break repair nuclease NurA, giving the protein MRLELLNKTYRLKQELSQLAITLSDEITKEEVLSKWNLYEPSPVFRTTAAEDGSLNKKHYLGFYLYSVAGYSINFHQEQEYSEEVVGEIGLSVIKKTELIDQYLRMLMFLCELKALLKLALKEKPEFLLIDGTLSSRFITIFPKTDWFSGEEFEGKIANVAGEFIKELKENLFDEDIAAFSIKNKVIARLIEVLGNKGNRTDVIEATLAKLAYFEYLLLLHKLFYGLDWKPVVIGIAKTSHSTELFNKSLPDIRILHQHITETGYTKPIYLNLEETKWEFSEIFEMVEREIAFQLKEVNIKYFYSKYDEGRTISLIEVYENPEHTNITPEYIMDTLHYFAVSGYPFPLRKADNEVRITHKDMELIENLLGLQRELHGREGLT; this is encoded by the coding sequence TTGAGACTTGAACTTTTAAATAAAACTTACCGTTTAAAACAGGAACTATCCCAGCTTGCAATAACACTTTCTGATGAAATAACCAAAGAAGAAGTCCTTTCAAAATGGAACCTTTATGAACCTTCTCCGGTATTCAGGACAACGGCAGCAGAGGACGGTTCCCTTAACAAAAAGCATTATCTTGGTTTTTATTTATATTCAGTCGCAGGTTATTCAATAAACTTTCATCAGGAGCAGGAATATTCAGAAGAGGTAGTAGGCGAAATAGGCCTTTCTGTGATTAAAAAAACAGAACTTATTGACCAGTATCTCAGAATGTTAATGTTTTTGTGCGAACTGAAAGCATTGCTGAAACTTGCTTTAAAAGAAAAACCGGAATTCTTGCTTATAGATGGAACACTTAGCAGCAGATTTATAACAATATTTCCTAAAACAGACTGGTTTTCTGGGGAAGAGTTTGAAGGGAAGATAGCAAATGTTGCAGGTGAGTTTATAAAAGAGCTTAAGGAAAATCTATTTGATGAGGATATAGCTGCTTTCTCAATAAAAAATAAAGTAATTGCAAGGCTTATTGAAGTTCTGGGAAATAAAGGAAATAGAACAGATGTGATTGAAGCAACACTGGCAAAACTTGCATATTTTGAGTATCTGCTGCTTCTTCATAAATTATTTTATGGACTTGACTGGAAGCCTGTTGTTATTGGAATAGCAAAAACTTCCCATTCAACAGAGCTGTTTAATAAGTCATTACCGGATATCAGAATTTTACATCAGCATATTACAGAAACAGGTTATACAAAGCCGATTTATCTTAATCTTGAAGAAACAAAATGGGAATTTTCAGAAATATTTGAAATGGTAGAAAGGGAAATAGCATTCCAGCTTAAAGAGGTAAATATAAAATATTTTTACTCTAAATATGATGAAGGCAGAACAATATCTCTGATAGAAGTTTATGAAAATCCTGAACATACAAATATAACCCCTGAGTATATAATGGACACCCTGCATTATTTTGCCGTCTCAGGATATCCTTTCCCATTGAGAAAGGCGGATAATGAAGTGAGAATAACACACAAAGATATGGAACTGATAGAAAATCTACTGGGTCTTCAGAGGGAGCTTCATGGCAGAGAGGGTCTTACTTAG